TCAAATGTTGACAATGATCATCGCCGGACATGATACCAGCACCGGCTTGCTCAGTTGGGTACTCTACCTCCTCGGCAAACACCCTGATATTCAGGCGCGGGCGCGGGCAGAGGTAGCGGCGGTCTTGGGCGATGCCCCGCCAACGATGGAGAGCCTCGGCAGGTTGAAATTCGTGGGGCATGTCATTGATGAAACGCTCCGCCTTTACCCACCTGCCCATTTGGGATCGCGCATTGCCGCCCGCGATTTGGAATTCAATGGCTACACTATTCCGGCGGGGGTGCGCGTGACTTATTCTATTTATGTCACCCACCGTCACCCCGATCATTGGGAGAATCCCCTTTGCTTTGATCCAGATCGTTTTTTGCCTGAACGGTCACGAGGACGAGCGCCCTACAGCTTTTTGCCCTTTGGCGGCGGGGCGCGAAACTGCATTGGAGCAGCCTTCGCCCAAGTGGAGGCAAAGGTCATCCTTACGCGGCTACTAAGCCGCTACCGGTTTGTCTTGCTACGGGAAGCTGTTCACGAACACATGGCGGTGACGATTGAGCCGCGTCCGGGGGTCTTTATGAGGGTGGAGCGCCTTTGACTGAGAAGCGGGTACCAGAATAGGAGTCATGCTGGTGAGGATGGTCTGGGGTGGGCAGTGGTTGCTGTTGGCAGGACAACCTACCGTACCATCGCCCCATAAGGGCAGCGAGAAGCAATCGCAAAGTCGTGGCATATGGTGTTCAACCGGTGCAGGCGAATGGTTGACAGGTCTGCTCATCATGCTATACTCGCGAATGGGATAGCGTGAGGTGATCACTGGGCAAAACAACTCAGCCCATATTTCTTGTAAGAAGCTGATTGCAGCCCAATCAGCGAGAGTGCTGCAATCACTATGAATCGACTCTTCGATAAACTGCGTCGGATCATTGAAAAGCCCGCCCTAACCCCCATCGTTGATGCGCCACCCGCCCCTGCCCTTAGCAATTTTGACGCCCGCGCCGAGGTGCTATGCAAACACGCCGAACAAGCCGCTGCCTATGAAACTGATTTGATGGAACACCTAGAGCGCGTCGAGGGACAGCTTGCCCAATTGCAAGTGGGAATGGAGGCCGCCCTGGATGCCGGAGCAGACCAGCAGGCTTATGAAATTTTGCGGCTGGCAGCACGCTTTCGCCCTCAGAAAGACCTTTTGCACAATGAGATCACCGCCTTTGGGTTGGTTGCCGGGGCGCTCATCCAGCGGGTGGATGCGCTTGTTGATAATCTTGACGAGGCGCGGACATTGGCGGCGGATGGTTCGCTGAACCCTGTCGCCACAAAGCTGTTGGATACGGCGATCACGCGCCTGACGCGCTATTTTGTCCTCTTAGAGCGCGTTGCCCAGACGCGCCGCCGCGCTTTACCAGATCGCTTAGCGGAATCCCTTCTGACGGTGATCGATGACCGCCAGTTGGATTTTGAATTGGCACGATATGTCATGGCACGGCGGCGGGCGTTGGGGTCGGGGTGATACACGTTAGCGGATTACGGTTGCAAGAAGGAGGTATCATGGGAACACTTTGGGTTCATTCACAATATCGGTATGAGAAAAATCGCCCGTTTAGTGAAAGCCTTTCGGGAGATAGCGTTCATGTGGATTCGGTGATAAGGCTGATTGATAGCGCCTTTTTTTCACTCCCCAATGCCGTCCAACAAAACGCATCGGCACAACGGGCTGTAGAAAAACTCAAAAGCCGAATTAGCCGATTAAGAGGCACATCTGCGACGGGCAGCGGAATGGGGCGCAATTGGCTTTCAGAGGATATGGCAGACGGGTGGCATATTGACATTGAATTATCTGGCACAGTCGCGTTCACGTGAGGGGCTAGGGGAGCGGCCATCTAAGAGAGGTTAGAGAATCCACACCTGCGGCGCAGCGCCTAAACCCAGAACACGTGTTGGTGGGGCGGCTATCCCTGCTCCACCAATGTAACCCACATTATTTATCCAAAAACCGCGCCAAAATCCCTCGGTAGCGGTTGATCATGGCAACTTCGGTCAGGCGGGGGTAGATGTCGTTCAGCCGAGAGAACACAACCGGCAAAAGCCCGCCCATGATGTGAATCTTTTTCTTTTTCGCCACTGCGTTCAAAAGCGCCGCCGCCACCTTCTCTACCGGAACAACAGGTTGCCCCAATTTCCGCCACATGGGATGGAAGGGCTTTTCTGCCTCGGTTTCCGCCGGACTTGGCGAGAAAAACAAGACGGTGACACCCGTTCCGCGATACTCGCGGTTGACCGCCTCGCTGAAGGACATGATGCCGGCACGGGTGGCAACATCGGCGCTGAAGAAAGGGAATGCCAAGCGCCCATCGGCATAGCCGCCCATATGGGCGATGACACCCCCACCAGCGCGGCGCATGTCCGGCGCAAAGGTGCGGGTGACAAGGATTGCCCCTAGAAGATTTGTATTGAGCGTGCGCTGGATTTCCTCATCGGTCAGCAGTTCAAGCCGCTTACGAGGGCTGAATCCGGTGGCGTTGACGACAACATCAATCTGCCCCTCTGTTTTCACAACCTGATCGCGCAGGCTATTCAGACCTTCGCCATTGGTGAGATCAACGGTAGCGACACTGCCCCCTATTTCCTTTGCCAAATCAATAAGGGTGGTGGGCGTTCGGGCGGCAAGCGTTAGCCGCGCCCCCTCTGCTGCAAACGCCCGCGCATAAGCACCGCCCAATCCTCCTGATGCCCCAATAATGATGACTTTTTTTCCCTCAAAGCGTTTCATAATGTCCCTCCCACAACTGCGTGACACGCTAGGTATAGGCTGATTCGGCACTTAACGCGAGTCGGAAATCTGGCATTGTCGAACCCACAGAAGCTATGCTAAAATGATGCGCAGATTGGGGAGTGGCCAAGCGGCAAGGCAGTGGACTTTGGATCCATTATTCGCAGGTTCGAATCCTGCCTCCCCAGCAGATAAACCCTGAAGAATTCCTTCGGGGTTTTTTCTTGCCTGTGCCAAGCCAATGGCGCTCACTTCTCAAAATGGCTGAAACCTGCTATCCTCATAAAATCTTCGAGAAAAGGGACGCATTCCTGACATGACGATACAGAACACACCCAAAAGCGGCGTAATGAAGTTGGATGGTGCCCATACGGGCGTTCGCGTGGTGCGCAGTTCCGAACACGAGCGCGAGTACACACACGGGTTTACCCGTACATGGGGCATTACCAGTGAGACAACGGGAACAACCGCGCTCAGCATGGCGTATGGAAAGCTCCCCTCTGGCTCAAAGGCGCAAGCCCATTACCACCCTTTTGATACAGCAATTTACACCATTGCCGGACGCGCCCTCCTTCGTTTTGGTAAAGACCTCGAATACACAGTAGATACAAAGGCGGGGGATTTTGTCTACATCCCGGCTTTTGTTGTCCATGCGCCAGAATCCTATGGGGATGTTGAATTAGAATTCGTCGTCGCACGGACTGCCCCCGACGATGTGTATTTCCTCGCTGGTGAGGGTCCTCTTTACGAAGGAGAAGGGAATTAGTAAGGGAGGCGCATCGTCAAAGAGATGACCACGATCACAATCCCCATTGAGGATGCCCGTCAGGTTGCCATTCGCATTGGGGTGAGGCATGGTTTGATGCCCCCCGAAGCAACCCTTGTAGCAGAGGATTACCTTTCCGCTGAACTGAGTGGGATTCGCACACACGGGCTGCTAAAACTGATTGTTCTTCCCGCCGCCCTCCAAAAACGCCTCGGCGCCCCGCTGCCCTTGTGGGAACATGAGGCATTGATGATGCTCGATGGACAGCGAGAGATTGGTCCATTGGCAGCGCGGATGTGTGTTGATCGTGCTATAACAAAGGCAAAGACACACGGAATAGCCTTTGTCGGCGTGCGTAACATAAGCCGCTACGGACGGCTTGCCCCCTATGGTGAGCGTCTAGCGCGGGCGGGGTGTATTGGGATTATTGCCAATCAGGGCGGACTCGCCATTGCCCCGCCAGCGGGCATCACCCCCGTTTTAGGGGCAAATCCGTTGTGCCTTGCCTTTCCCCGTCCCAACGGTGAGCCTTTGGTGATTGATCTATCCACCTCGAACGCCGTCTGGAGCGAGGTGATTCTCGCTGATGTCGAAGGGCGTGAACTTCCCCCAAACTACTTTATGGATGCGGCGGGGGTGATGACCACCATGCCAAGCGCCGCCTATAGCGTAGACTCCTTTGCCGGAGGGCGAGGGTTTGCCCTTGCTCTGGCGTTGGAAGTCCTTTGTGGGGCGCTGCTTGGCGCACGGCTAGGGCGTGCCGTTCGCGATGAATATGATCTCGGTTATGTGTTTATCGCCCTTCACGCCGAGGCGTTTTGGGCGCATGGCGAGGATATAGGAAGTGGGGCAACAGCTTTTGCCGCTACAATTGCCACCCTTGCCGAGGACATTCACCACGCCACGATGCGCGATCCTCACCTGCGGGGGCGGCTGCCCGGGGAGCGTTCCGCGGCGACCTACCGAACCGCACAGGAATCCGGCATCCTAACCATTCATCCCCGCTTATGGGAGCGTTTAACTCATCTTGCCGAAGGGAATGCCTAAGCCCCCCCTGCTTACTGATGGCGACGCTGGAAGGTAAGCCGGAACAAGGCGACAATGAAGGCAAGCCCAATGAGGATGGTCACCACCAGAAGTATGACGGCGAACACCCCTGGTTCACTGCGGCTGCTTGCCCCATTGAGCGGTGTGCGCGGTACATTTCCCGCCAAAAGTGTATACACTAGCCGTCCGCCAGATGGAATCACCCCCTCTAGGGTGAATTCGGTATAGGGACGGTTGGGATTCAGCGTTGTGTTGGGGGCAGTCGCGAAGGAACGGTGTTCGGGGGCGGTGGAGAGGGTGATTTTTGCGTCATTGGGGATCAAGATCGTTACATCCTCTGTCTGGTACGGTTGATCTTGATCGACAATTGCCCCCACTTCATAGGAAAGCTGATAGGAAACGATCACCTCGTGGGCTTGTCCGGGAATGACCGGGCGTGTGTCTTGGACGATAGGGGCAAAAGATTCCCCCCCAACAGAAAAGCGCCCCGCCTCGTCAAAGGCGACCCCCACTGCCCCAATTGGAAGGGGGGCAATGACGGAAACTGCTTGCCCCGTTTTCGTCGTCGTTTTACTCAGGTAAAGACGATCTCCGCTGGCGCGGTAGAGGAATGTTGCCAAGAATTGGACAACGCCGCCCGGTTTCGGATCAAGGACATAGCGAGAGCGCAGTAAGGTAATCACACTTGGATCATCGGTAGCAGCGTAGACTGTCAGGGGAATTGTGTACTCGATTCGTTCGCCGTTTAGCTCGATTAGAGGACTACTTTGGGGGACACCCTCAAAAACAACGGTGATGAACAGGGCATCACCGGGCTGGATGATGATACCCTCAAGGCGGTAATTGCCGTCCGCTTGGGTTGCTGTCTCGTATTCGGCGCGGTAGCGGGAATCGCTAGGGCGGGCAAGACGCACCGTCACAGGCAGTCCGGCGGGGATGCTCACCCCGGCAGTGCCGCTGGTGATCTGCCCCTGAACGCGAATGGCGAATGTTGTGGGGGCTTGGGCAGCTATTCCTTTGAGGGGAATAAAACTCAAAAGAAGCACCAGCCCCCAATAGTGGAGGCGGGTAGATTTAGATAGCAAGGAAAATCATACTCCGTGTGGGGGGTGAACGGCGTTCTAGCCAATCCGCTTTTCTGCCTGTTTGGGAACATCGCTCTGGTATTTGGAAGGGCATTTTAGCTGAAGCTCGTCCACATAAAACAGCCCATCCGTCCCCATTTTACCGGTCATAATCGCCTGTGCCTCATGTTGGAGAAGGTCGGGGACGGGTTGGTTGCGGACGACCACCTGAAGGCGCGTGGCGGAACGATCATTCACGGCAACGGTGAGTGCTTGGGCAAGCCCGCCAAGTTTTTCTAATTCTTGAGCATTGTCGGTGATATGGGCGACAGTGAAGGTGATCGTTTGCGTATCGGCGTCAAAATGGATTGTATCACCGAGGACAGCACCAGTGATTTTCACCGTTTTGCCGACGAGTTCGTTATTGCCAACCACCTCGTTCACGGTGATGAAAAACCGCCCACCGAGGAGCGTCCCTACAAGGATGAGGGCAACCACCGCCAAAATTGCCGCAAACCCAACGCCAGAAACAAGGGTACGAAGGTTTGTTTCGCTCTTTTTAGGGATAGCAACCGATGCCTTTTCCCATGTTGTGTTGGTCATAAACAGAAACTCCTGTCAATCATGACCATAGTTCTAGCGCAAAGGAACGCTAAAAGCAACGATCTCTCATCGAACTGAGTGAGGTAGACGTTACGCAGTTGCCCTCATTGCCTACCTACCTCCCGGTGGGAGAA
This genomic interval from Anaerolineales bacterium contains the following:
- a CDS encoding SDR family oxidoreductase, with protein sequence MKRFEGKKVIIIGASGGLGGAYARAFAAEGARLTLAARTPTTLIDLAKEIGGSVATVDLTNGEGLNSLRDQVVKTEGQIDVVVNATGFSPRKRLELLTDEEIQRTLNTNLLGAILVTRTFAPDMRRAGGGVIAHMGGYADGRLAFPFFSADVATRAGIMSFSEAVNREYRGTGVTVLFFSPSPAETEAEKPFHPMWRKLGQPVVPVEKVAAALLNAVAKKKKIHIMGGLLPVVFSRLNDIYPRLTEVAMINRYRGILARFLDK
- a CDS encoding cupin domain-containing protein: MTIQNTPKSGVMKLDGAHTGVRVVRSSEHEREYTHGFTRTWGITSETTGTTALSMAYGKLPSGSKAQAHYHPFDTAIYTIAGRALLRFGKDLEYTVDTKAGDFVYIPAFVVHAPESYGDVELEFVVARTAPDDVYFLAGEGPLYEGEGN
- a CDS encoding Ldh family oxidoreductase, whose product is MTTITIPIEDARQVAIRIGVRHGLMPPEATLVAEDYLSAELSGIRTHGLLKLIVLPAALQKRLGAPLPLWEHEALMMLDGQREIGPLAARMCVDRAITKAKTHGIAFVGVRNISRYGRLAPYGERLARAGCIGIIANQGGLAIAPPAGITPVLGANPLCLAFPRPNGEPLVIDLSTSNAVWSEVILADVEGRELPPNYFMDAAGVMTTMPSAAYSVDSFAGGRGFALALALEVLCGALLGARLGRAVRDEYDLGYVFIALHAEAFWAHGEDIGSGATAFAATIATLAEDIHHATMRDPHLRGRLPGERSAATYRTAQESGILTIHPRLWERLTHLAEGNA
- a CDS encoding cytochrome c maturation protein CcmE — translated: MTNTTWEKASVAIPKKSETNLRTLVSGVGFAAILAVVALILVGTLLGGRFFITVNEVVGNNELVGKTVKITGAVLGDTIHFDADTQTITFTVAHITDNAQELEKLGGLAQALTVAVNDRSATRLQVVVRNQPVPDLLQHEAQAIMTGKMGTDGLFYVDELQLKCPSKYQSDVPKQAEKRIG